A DNA window from Mastomys coucha isolate ucsf_1 unplaced genomic scaffold, UCSF_Mcou_1 pScaffold21, whole genome shotgun sequence contains the following coding sequences:
- the Pitpnm1 gene encoding membrane-associated phosphatidylinositol transfer protein 1 isoform X1 — protein MLIKEYHILLPMSLDEYQVAQLYMIQKKSREESSGEGSGVEILANRPYTDGPGGNGQYTHKVYHVGSHIPGWFRALLPKAALQVEEESWNAYPYTRTRYTCPFVEKFSIEIETYYLPDGGQQPNVFNLSGAERRQRILDTIDIVRDAVAPGEYKAEEDPRLYRSAKTGRGPLADDWARTAAQTGPLMCAYKLCKVEFRYWGMQAKIEQFIHDVGLRRVMLRAHRQAWCWQDEWIELSMADIRALEEETARMLAQRMAKCNAGSEGPEAQTPGKSSTETRPGTSTAGTPDGPEAPPGPDASPDASFGKQWSSSSRSSYSSQHGGGVSPQSLSEWRMQNIARDSENSSEEEFFDAHEGFSDSDEVFPKEMTKWNSNDFIDAFASPSEVEGVPDPAIMATKGIEDGARAPRDSEGLDGTGDLVVEACSVHALFLILHSGSILDSGPGDTNSKQADVQTLSTAFEAVTRVHFPEALGHVALRLVPCPPICAAAYALVSNLSPYSHDGDSLSRSQDHIPLAALPLLATSSSRYQGAVATVIARTNQAYAAFLRSSEGTGFCGQVVLIGDGVGGILGFDALCHSASAGTGSRGSSRRGSMNNEMLSPEVGPVRDPLADGVEVLGRASPEPSALPAQRTSSDMANPDPDGSQNSLQVASTAISSGDPRRASTASCPPASSDAPDCPTTAARLDFKVSGFFLFGSPLGLVLALRKTVMPALEVAQMRPACEQIYNLFHAADPCASRLEPLLAPKFQAIAPLAVPRYQKFPLGDGSSLLLADTLQTHSSLFLEELEMMVPSTPTSASGAFWKGNELGNEPAAQPAAPSTTSEVVKILERWWGNKRIDYSLYCPEALTAFPTVTLPHLFHASYWESADVVAFILRQVIEKEQPQLTECEEPSIYSPAFPREKWQRKRTQVKIRNVTSNHRASDTVVCEGRPQVLNGRFMYGPLDVVTLTGEKVDVYVMTQPLSGKWIHFGTEVTNSSGRLTFPVPSERALGIGVYPVRMVVRGDHTYAECCLTVVSRGTEAVVFSIDGSFTASVSIMGSDPKVRAGAVDVVRHWQDSGYLIVYVTGRPDMQKHRVVAWLSQHNFPHGVVSFCDGLTHDPLRQKAMFLQSLVQEVELNIVAGYGSPKDVAVYAALGLSPSQTYIVGRAVRKLQAQCQFLSDGYVAHLGQLEAGSHSHAPSGPPRAALAKSSYAVAAPVDFLRKQSQLLRSRGPSQVDREGPGTPPTTLARGKTRSISLKLDSEE, from the exons ATGCTTATCAAGGAGTACCACATCCTGCTGCCCATGAGCCTGGACGAATACCAAGTGGCTCAGCTCTACATGATCCAG AAAAAGAGCCGGGAGGAGTCTAGTGGTGAGGGCAGTGGTGTGGAGATCCTGGCCAACCGGCCCTACACAGATGGGCCTGGAGGCAACGGACAGTACACACACAAGGTATACCACGTGGGCTCCCACATCCCAGGCTGGTTCCGGGCGCTGTTGCCCAAGGCTGCTCTGCAGGTAGAAGAGGAATCTTGGAACGCTTACCCATACACCCGGACGCG GTATACCTGCCCCTTTGTGGAGAAGTTCTCTATTGAGATAGAGACCTACTACTTGCCTGATGGGGGACAGCAACCTAACGTCTTCAACCTGAGCGGGgctgagagaagacagagaatccTGG ATACCATCGACATTGTGCGGGATGCAGTGGCTCCAGGAGAGTACAAAGCAGAAGAGGACCCTCGGCTGTACCGCTCAGCCAAGACAGGCCGCGGGCCACTGGCAGATGACTGGGCACGGACAGCAGCCCAGACAGGACCTCTCATGTGTGCCTATAAGCTGTGCAAGGTTGAGTTCCGCTACTGGGGCATGCAGGCTAAGATTGAGCAGTTCATCCATGATGTAG GTCTGCGCAGGGTGATGCTTCGGGCCCATCGCCAGGCCTGGTGTTGGCAGGATGAGTGGATAGAACTGAGCATGGCTGACATCCGGGCACTGGAGGAGGAGACTGCACGCATGCTGGCCCAGCGTATGGCTAAGTGCAACGCTGGCAGTGAGGGACCGGAAGCCCAGACCCCTGGGAAATCCAGCACTGAGACCCGGCCCGGGACCAGCACTGCTGGCACTCCTGATGGGCCTGAGGCCCCTCCTGGCCCTGACGCCTCACCAGATGCCAGCTTTGGGAAGCAGTGGTCCTCATCCTCCCGTTCCTCCTACTCATCCCAGCATGGGG GTGGCGTGTCTCCACAGAGCTTGTCTGAGTGGCGCATGCAGAACATTGCCCGAGACTCTGAGAACAGCTCCGAAGAAGAATTCTTTGATGCCCATG AAGGGTTCTCGGACAGTGATGAGGTTTTTCCCAAGGAGATGACCAAGTGGAATTCCAATGATTTTATCgatgcctttgcctccccaagCGAGGTAGAGGGGGTACCAG ATCCTGCAATCATGGCTACCAAAGGCATTGAAGATGGGgcccgagctcccagggactcagag GGCCTGGATGGAACAGGGGATCTAGTGGTCGAGGCGTGCTCTGTGCATGCCCTCTTCCTCATCCTGCATAGCGGCAGCATCCTGGACTCTGGCCCTGGAGACACCAACTCCAAGCAGGCTGATGTGCAAACACTGAGTACAGCCTTTGAGGCCGTCACCCGAGTCCATTTCCCCGAGGCCCTGGGTCATGTGGCACTGCGGCTCGTGCCCTGTCCACCCATCTGCGCAGCTGCCTATGCTCTTGTCTCCAA CCTGAGTCCCTACAGCCATGATGGGGATAGCCTGTCCCGCTCCCAGGACCACATTCCGCTGGCTGCCCTGCCGCTCCTGGCCACCTCATCCTCCCGCTACCAGGGTGCTGTGGCCACTGTCATCGCTCGCACCAACCAGGCCTATGCAGCCTTCCTGCGCTCATCGGAGGGCACAGGTTTCTGCGGGCAG GTGGTGCTGATCGGAGATGGTGTTGGTGGCATCCTGGGCTTTGATGCGCTCTGCCACAGTGCCAGTGCAGGCACAGGGAGTCGGGGCAGCAGCCGCCGTGGGAGCATG AACAATGAGATGCTCTCCCCTGAAGTTGGTCCAGTACGGGACCCACTGGCAGATGGGGTGGAGGTACTGGGTCGTGCTAGCCCAGAACCCTCGGCCCTACCTGCTCAGCGTACCTCCAGTGACATGGCCAATCCTGATCCCGATGGCTCTCAGAACAG CCTGCAGGTAGCCTccacagccatctcctctggggATCCCCGTCGTGCAAGCACAGCCTCCTGTCCACCCGCCAGTTCTGATGCTCCTGACTGCCCCACTACTGCTGCTCGCCTGGACTTCAAGGTCTCAGGCTTCTTCCTCTTCGGCTCCCCACTGGGCCTGGTGCTGGCGCTACGAAAAACCGTGATGCCCGCCTTGGAGG TGGCTCAGATGCGTCCAGCCTGCGAGCAGATCTACAATCTCTTCCATGCCGCTGACCCCTGTGCCTCCCGTCTGGAACCCCTGCTGGctcccaagttccaggccatcgcCCCCCTGGCTGTACCTCGTTACCAGAAGTTTCCCCTAGGAGACGGCTCATCCCTGCTGCTGG CTGACACTTTGCAGACCCATTCGAGCCTCTTCCTGGAAGAGCTGGAGATGATGGTGCCCTCCACGCCCACCTCAGCCAGTGGTGCCTTCTGGAAGGGCAATGAATTGGGCAATGAGCCAGCAGCCCAGCCAGCAGCCCCCAGCACCACCAGTGAGGTGGTTAAGA tcctggaacgcTGGTGGGGAAACAAGCGGATCGACTATTCACTGTACTGCCCCGAGGCACTCACCGCCTTTCCCACGGTCACGCTGCCCCACCTCTTCCACGCCAGCTACTGGGAGTCAGCAGATGTAGTGGCCTTCATTCTGCGACAG gTCATTGAGAAGGAGCAGCCACAGCTGACAGAGTGTGAGGAGCCATCCATCTACAGCCCTGCCTTCCCCAGGGAGAAGTGGCAGCGCAAACGCACACAGGTCAAGATCCGG AACGTCACTTCCAACCATCGGGCAAGTGACACCGTGGTATGTGAGGGCCGTCCCCAGGTGCTGAATGGGCGCTTCATGTATGGACCATTGGATGTGGTCACACTCACTGGAGAGAAG GTGGATGTCTATGTGATGACGCAGCCACTGTCGGGCAAATGGATCCACTTTGGCACAGAGGTCACCAACAGCTCAGGCCGTCTCACCTTCCCAGTGCCCTCAGAGCGTGCACTGGGCATTGGTGTCTACCCTGTGCGCATGGTGGTCAG GGGAGACCATACCTATGCTGAGTGCTGTCTGACTGTGGTGTCCCGAGGCACAGAAGCTGTGGTCTTCAGCATCGACGGCTCTTTCACTGCCAGTGTCTCTATCATGGGCAGCGACCCCAAGGTGCGCGCCGGCGCAGTGGACGTGGTCAG GCACTGGCAGGACTCAGGCTACTTGATTGTGTACGTAACTGGCCGGCCTGACATGCAAAAGCACCGTGTAGTGGCCTGGCTGTCGCAACACAACTTCCCCCATGGTGTTGTGTCCTTCTGTGATGGCCTCACTCATGACCCACTGCGGCAGAAAGCTATGTTTCTGCAGAGCCTGGTGCAAGAG GTAGAACTGAACATTGTGGCTGGATATGGGTCACCAAAAGATGTTGCAGTGTATGCAGCACTGGGACTCTCTCCAAGCCAGACCTACATTGTTGGCCGTGCTGTGCGTAAACTGCAGGCACAGTGTCAG TTCCTGTCAGACGGCTATGTGGCCCACTTGGGCCAGCTGGAGGCAGGCTCCCACTCCCATGCCCCCTCGGGACCTCCAAGAGCTGCTCTGGCCAAGAGCAGCTACGCTGTGGCTGCCCCTGTGGACTTCCTTCGTAAGCAGAGCCAGCTGCTTCGATCCAGGGGGCCTAGCCAGGTGGACCGCGAGGGTCCGGGAACACCTCCCACCACCCTGGCCAGGGGCAAGACTCGAAGCATCAGCCTCAAGTTGGACAGTGAAGAGTGA
- the Pitpnm1 gene encoding membrane-associated phosphatidylinositol transfer protein 1 isoform X2, whose protein sequence is MIQKKSREESSGEGSGVEILANRPYTDGPGGNGQYTHKVYHVGSHIPGWFRALLPKAALQVEEESWNAYPYTRTRYTCPFVEKFSIEIETYYLPDGGQQPNVFNLSGAERRQRILDTIDIVRDAVAPGEYKAEEDPRLYRSAKTGRGPLADDWARTAAQTGPLMCAYKLCKVEFRYWGMQAKIEQFIHDVGLRRVMLRAHRQAWCWQDEWIELSMADIRALEEETARMLAQRMAKCNAGSEGPEAQTPGKSSTETRPGTSTAGTPDGPEAPPGPDASPDASFGKQWSSSSRSSYSSQHGGGVSPQSLSEWRMQNIARDSENSSEEEFFDAHEGFSDSDEVFPKEMTKWNSNDFIDAFASPSEVEGVPDPAIMATKGIEDGARAPRDSEGLDGTGDLVVEACSVHALFLILHSGSILDSGPGDTNSKQADVQTLSTAFEAVTRVHFPEALGHVALRLVPCPPICAAAYALVSNLSPYSHDGDSLSRSQDHIPLAALPLLATSSSRYQGAVATVIARTNQAYAAFLRSSEGTGFCGQVVLIGDGVGGILGFDALCHSASAGTGSRGSSRRGSMNNEMLSPEVGPVRDPLADGVEVLGRASPEPSALPAQRTSSDMANPDPDGSQNSLQVASTAISSGDPRRASTASCPPASSDAPDCPTTAARLDFKVSGFFLFGSPLGLVLALRKTVMPALEVAQMRPACEQIYNLFHAADPCASRLEPLLAPKFQAIAPLAVPRYQKFPLGDGSSLLLADTLQTHSSLFLEELEMMVPSTPTSASGAFWKGNELGNEPAAQPAAPSTTSEVVKILERWWGNKRIDYSLYCPEALTAFPTVTLPHLFHASYWESADVVAFILRQVIEKEQPQLTECEEPSIYSPAFPREKWQRKRTQVKIRNVTSNHRASDTVVCEGRPQVLNGRFMYGPLDVVTLTGEKVDVYVMTQPLSGKWIHFGTEVTNSSGRLTFPVPSERALGIGVYPVRMVVRGDHTYAECCLTVVSRGTEAVVFSIDGSFTASVSIMGSDPKVRAGAVDVVRHWQDSGYLIVYVTGRPDMQKHRVVAWLSQHNFPHGVVSFCDGLTHDPLRQKAMFLQSLVQEVELNIVAGYGSPKDVAVYAALGLSPSQTYIVGRAVRKLQAQCQFLSDGYVAHLGQLEAGSHSHAPSGPPRAALAKSSYAVAAPVDFLRKQSQLLRSRGPSQVDREGPGTPPTTLARGKTRSISLKLDSEE, encoded by the exons ATGATCCAG AAAAAGAGCCGGGAGGAGTCTAGTGGTGAGGGCAGTGGTGTGGAGATCCTGGCCAACCGGCCCTACACAGATGGGCCTGGAGGCAACGGACAGTACACACACAAGGTATACCACGTGGGCTCCCACATCCCAGGCTGGTTCCGGGCGCTGTTGCCCAAGGCTGCTCTGCAGGTAGAAGAGGAATCTTGGAACGCTTACCCATACACCCGGACGCG GTATACCTGCCCCTTTGTGGAGAAGTTCTCTATTGAGATAGAGACCTACTACTTGCCTGATGGGGGACAGCAACCTAACGTCTTCAACCTGAGCGGGgctgagagaagacagagaatccTGG ATACCATCGACATTGTGCGGGATGCAGTGGCTCCAGGAGAGTACAAAGCAGAAGAGGACCCTCGGCTGTACCGCTCAGCCAAGACAGGCCGCGGGCCACTGGCAGATGACTGGGCACGGACAGCAGCCCAGACAGGACCTCTCATGTGTGCCTATAAGCTGTGCAAGGTTGAGTTCCGCTACTGGGGCATGCAGGCTAAGATTGAGCAGTTCATCCATGATGTAG GTCTGCGCAGGGTGATGCTTCGGGCCCATCGCCAGGCCTGGTGTTGGCAGGATGAGTGGATAGAACTGAGCATGGCTGACATCCGGGCACTGGAGGAGGAGACTGCACGCATGCTGGCCCAGCGTATGGCTAAGTGCAACGCTGGCAGTGAGGGACCGGAAGCCCAGACCCCTGGGAAATCCAGCACTGAGACCCGGCCCGGGACCAGCACTGCTGGCACTCCTGATGGGCCTGAGGCCCCTCCTGGCCCTGACGCCTCACCAGATGCCAGCTTTGGGAAGCAGTGGTCCTCATCCTCCCGTTCCTCCTACTCATCCCAGCATGGGG GTGGCGTGTCTCCACAGAGCTTGTCTGAGTGGCGCATGCAGAACATTGCCCGAGACTCTGAGAACAGCTCCGAAGAAGAATTCTTTGATGCCCATG AAGGGTTCTCGGACAGTGATGAGGTTTTTCCCAAGGAGATGACCAAGTGGAATTCCAATGATTTTATCgatgcctttgcctccccaagCGAGGTAGAGGGGGTACCAG ATCCTGCAATCATGGCTACCAAAGGCATTGAAGATGGGgcccgagctcccagggactcagag GGCCTGGATGGAACAGGGGATCTAGTGGTCGAGGCGTGCTCTGTGCATGCCCTCTTCCTCATCCTGCATAGCGGCAGCATCCTGGACTCTGGCCCTGGAGACACCAACTCCAAGCAGGCTGATGTGCAAACACTGAGTACAGCCTTTGAGGCCGTCACCCGAGTCCATTTCCCCGAGGCCCTGGGTCATGTGGCACTGCGGCTCGTGCCCTGTCCACCCATCTGCGCAGCTGCCTATGCTCTTGTCTCCAA CCTGAGTCCCTACAGCCATGATGGGGATAGCCTGTCCCGCTCCCAGGACCACATTCCGCTGGCTGCCCTGCCGCTCCTGGCCACCTCATCCTCCCGCTACCAGGGTGCTGTGGCCACTGTCATCGCTCGCACCAACCAGGCCTATGCAGCCTTCCTGCGCTCATCGGAGGGCACAGGTTTCTGCGGGCAG GTGGTGCTGATCGGAGATGGTGTTGGTGGCATCCTGGGCTTTGATGCGCTCTGCCACAGTGCCAGTGCAGGCACAGGGAGTCGGGGCAGCAGCCGCCGTGGGAGCATG AACAATGAGATGCTCTCCCCTGAAGTTGGTCCAGTACGGGACCCACTGGCAGATGGGGTGGAGGTACTGGGTCGTGCTAGCCCAGAACCCTCGGCCCTACCTGCTCAGCGTACCTCCAGTGACATGGCCAATCCTGATCCCGATGGCTCTCAGAACAG CCTGCAGGTAGCCTccacagccatctcctctggggATCCCCGTCGTGCAAGCACAGCCTCCTGTCCACCCGCCAGTTCTGATGCTCCTGACTGCCCCACTACTGCTGCTCGCCTGGACTTCAAGGTCTCAGGCTTCTTCCTCTTCGGCTCCCCACTGGGCCTGGTGCTGGCGCTACGAAAAACCGTGATGCCCGCCTTGGAGG TGGCTCAGATGCGTCCAGCCTGCGAGCAGATCTACAATCTCTTCCATGCCGCTGACCCCTGTGCCTCCCGTCTGGAACCCCTGCTGGctcccaagttccaggccatcgcCCCCCTGGCTGTACCTCGTTACCAGAAGTTTCCCCTAGGAGACGGCTCATCCCTGCTGCTGG CTGACACTTTGCAGACCCATTCGAGCCTCTTCCTGGAAGAGCTGGAGATGATGGTGCCCTCCACGCCCACCTCAGCCAGTGGTGCCTTCTGGAAGGGCAATGAATTGGGCAATGAGCCAGCAGCCCAGCCAGCAGCCCCCAGCACCACCAGTGAGGTGGTTAAGA tcctggaacgcTGGTGGGGAAACAAGCGGATCGACTATTCACTGTACTGCCCCGAGGCACTCACCGCCTTTCCCACGGTCACGCTGCCCCACCTCTTCCACGCCAGCTACTGGGAGTCAGCAGATGTAGTGGCCTTCATTCTGCGACAG gTCATTGAGAAGGAGCAGCCACAGCTGACAGAGTGTGAGGAGCCATCCATCTACAGCCCTGCCTTCCCCAGGGAGAAGTGGCAGCGCAAACGCACACAGGTCAAGATCCGG AACGTCACTTCCAACCATCGGGCAAGTGACACCGTGGTATGTGAGGGCCGTCCCCAGGTGCTGAATGGGCGCTTCATGTATGGACCATTGGATGTGGTCACACTCACTGGAGAGAAG GTGGATGTCTATGTGATGACGCAGCCACTGTCGGGCAAATGGATCCACTTTGGCACAGAGGTCACCAACAGCTCAGGCCGTCTCACCTTCCCAGTGCCCTCAGAGCGTGCACTGGGCATTGGTGTCTACCCTGTGCGCATGGTGGTCAG GGGAGACCATACCTATGCTGAGTGCTGTCTGACTGTGGTGTCCCGAGGCACAGAAGCTGTGGTCTTCAGCATCGACGGCTCTTTCACTGCCAGTGTCTCTATCATGGGCAGCGACCCCAAGGTGCGCGCCGGCGCAGTGGACGTGGTCAG GCACTGGCAGGACTCAGGCTACTTGATTGTGTACGTAACTGGCCGGCCTGACATGCAAAAGCACCGTGTAGTGGCCTGGCTGTCGCAACACAACTTCCCCCATGGTGTTGTGTCCTTCTGTGATGGCCTCACTCATGACCCACTGCGGCAGAAAGCTATGTTTCTGCAGAGCCTGGTGCAAGAG GTAGAACTGAACATTGTGGCTGGATATGGGTCACCAAAAGATGTTGCAGTGTATGCAGCACTGGGACTCTCTCCAAGCCAGACCTACATTGTTGGCCGTGCTGTGCGTAAACTGCAGGCACAGTGTCAG TTCCTGTCAGACGGCTATGTGGCCCACTTGGGCCAGCTGGAGGCAGGCTCCCACTCCCATGCCCCCTCGGGACCTCCAAGAGCTGCTCTGGCCAAGAGCAGCTACGCTGTGGCTGCCCCTGTGGACTTCCTTCGTAAGCAGAGCCAGCTGCTTCGATCCAGGGGGCCTAGCCAGGTGGACCGCGAGGGTCCGGGAACACCTCCCACCACCCTGGCCAGGGGCAAGACTCGAAGCATCAGCCTCAAGTTGGACAGTGAAGAGTGA
- the Cdk2ap2 gene encoding cyclin-dependent kinase 2-associated protein 2 — translation MSYKPIAPAPSSTPGSSTPGPGTPVPTAGSVPSPSGSVPGAAAPFRPLFNDFGPPSMGYVQAMKPPGSQGSQSTYTDLLSVIEEMGKEIRPTYAGSKSAMERLKRGIIHARALVRECLAETERNART, via the exons ATGTCCTACAAACCTATCGCGCCCGCCCCCAGCAGTACCCCGGGCTCCAGCACCCCCGGGCCAGGCACCCCGGTCCCTACAG CCGGAAGTGTCCCATCGCCATCGGGCTCAGTGCCAGGAGCTGCAGCACCTTTCAGACCACTGTTTAACGATTTCGGACCGCCCTCCATGGGGTATGTACAG GCGATGAAGCCACCCGGTTCCCAGGGCTCTCAGAGCACCTACACAGACCTGCTGTCTGTCATAGAGGAGATGGGCAAAGAGATCCGGCCCACCTATGCTGGTAGCAAGAGTGCCATGGAGCGCCTGAAGAGAG GCATCATCCACGCTCGGGCACTAGTCAGAGAGTGCTTGGCAGAGACAGAACGCAATGCCCGCACGTAA
- the Aip gene encoding AH receptor-interacting protein produces the protein MADLIARLREDGIQKRVIQEGRGELPDFQDGTKATFHFRTLHSDNEGSIIDDSRTRGKPMELIIGKKFKLPVWETIVCTMCEGEIAQFLCDVKHVVLYPLVAKSLRNIAEGKDPLEGQRHCCGIAQMHEHSSLGHADLDALQQNPQPLIFHIEMLKVEGPGTYQQDPWAMTDEEKAKAVPLIHQEGNRLYREGQVNEAAAKYYDAIACLKNLQMKEQPGSPDWIQLDLQITPLLLNYCQCKLVAQEYYEVLDHCSSILNKYDDNVKAYFKRGKAHAAVWNAQEAQADFAKVLELDPALAPVVSRELRALETRIRQKDEEDKARFRGIFSH, from the exons ATGGCGGATCTCATCGCAAGACTTCGAGAGGACGGGATCCAAAAGCGTGTGATACAGGAGGGCCGAGGAGAGTTGCCGGACTTTCAGGATGGCACTAAG GCCACGTTCCACTTTCGGACGCTGCACAGTGACAATGAAGGCTCCATTATAGATGACAGCCGAACACGAGGCAAGCCCATGGAGCTCATCATTGGCAAGAAGTTCAAGTTGCCTGTGTGGGAGACCATCGTGTGCACCATGTGTGAGGGGGAGATTGCCCAGTTCCTCTGTGATGTTAAG CACGTAGTCCTGTATCCTTTGGTGGCCAAGAGCCTCCGCAACATCGCTGAGGGCAAGGACCCCCTGGAGGGCCAGCGGCATTGCTGTGGAATTGCTCAGATGCACGAACACAGCTCCCTGGGTCACGCGGACCTGGACGCCCTGCAGCAGAACCCTCAGCCTCTCATCTTCCACATCGAGATGCTGAAG GTGGAGGGCCCTGGCACCTATCAGCAGGACCCATGGGCAATGACAGATgaggagaaagcaaaggcagTCCCACTCATCCACCAAGAGGGCAACCGCTTATACCGTGAGGGGCAGGTGAATGAGGCTGCTGCCAAGTACTATGATGCCATTGCCTGCCTCAAGAACCTGCAGATGAAG GAGCAGCCCGGATCACCTGACTGGATCCAGTTGGACCTGCAGATCACACCACTGCTACTCAACTATTGCCAGTGCAAGCTGGTGGCGCAGGAGTATTATGAAGTGCTGGATCACTGCTCCTCCATCCTCAACAAGTATGATG ACAATGTCAAGGCTTACTTCAAGCGGGGTAAGGCCCATGCTGCTGTGTGGAATGCCCAGGAGGCCCAGGCTGACTTTGCCAAGGTGTTGGAGCTAGACCCTGCCCTGGCGCCTGTGGTAAGCAGAGAGCTACGGGCCCTGGAGACACGGATCCGGCAGAAAGATGAGGAGGACAAAGCCCGCTTCCGGggcatcttttcccactga